The Thermococcus sp. M39 genome window below encodes:
- a CDS encoding DUF4910 domain-containing protein: MREFLKEAKINVDEILRHIMNISEFHRIQGSKEIVDTAEYVLGELKKAGIDSQLLEDVYDGETWHLTLRSPIAWDLIYGEIEIFDQKFTTKEIPLVVMAHSPSGEAEGEIVYIEREEDWGKVEGKIVLIDKKWKENYEKANKKGAIGFIAYRKGTGKAFPYMGLFLSKKDLEWAKIPAVAVSEEIANKIIGKLKKGESVKAKMKVQTEIKDKQILPMVYAKIGKPPYILFTAHICHPKPGANDNASGSAMLIELARVLKERYGEDFRFGFAFLWIPEYHGTQAFIEKFAELENYYVVINLDMVGGSEDRSASTIMIVRTPLSRFSIVSGLLEYYLNLANSQGESFGGEGMPKLKVKSYSYQMGSDHDIFNFFGVPGVMPITWPDKFYHSSEDSIEKISKDSLEVIGKAVLATALALAKAEKEKLQRFARGYAMKYLGELGMDREIEVAEKLVMKGLARDGKFLGIDIGHDFEFKTWIKWEKKGLVSVRTIREFDEKAAKELEEFMEDKKFSIHLHELLMLGETLPEKEAFKALEEEFGKVDKEKLNKALEILKKLGFVSY, encoded by the coding sequence ATGAGGGAGTTTCTTAAAGAAGCGAAAATAAATGTGGACGAAATTTTAAGGCACATTATGAACATATCCGAGTTCCACAGAATCCAGGGTTCAAAAGAAATCGTTGATACAGCGGAGTATGTTCTCGGAGAGCTCAAAAAAGCTGGAATTGATTCTCAGCTTTTGGAAGATGTCTATGATGGAGAAACCTGGCATCTAACATTGAGATCCCCAATTGCATGGGACTTAATTTATGGCGAAATTGAGATTTTTGACCAAAAATTTACAACTAAGGAAATTCCTCTCGTTGTAATGGCACACTCGCCAAGCGGAGAAGCTGAGGGAGAGATAGTTTACATTGAAAGAGAAGAGGACTGGGGAAAAGTAGAGGGAAAAATAGTTCTAATTGACAAGAAATGGAAGGAGAATTATGAAAAAGCAAATAAGAAGGGTGCCATTGGTTTTATAGCCTATCGCAAAGGAACTGGGAAAGCCTTTCCATATATGGGGCTGTTTCTCTCAAAGAAGGATTTAGAGTGGGCAAAGATTCCAGCTGTTGCTGTGAGTGAAGAGATTGCGAATAAAATAATTGGCAAGTTAAAGAAGGGAGAGAGCGTAAAAGCCAAGATGAAAGTTCAAACGGAGATTAAAGATAAACAAATTTTGCCAATGGTTTATGCAAAAATTGGAAAGCCACCGTATATTCTCTTCACAGCTCACATCTGTCATCCAAAGCCTGGGGCAAATGACAACGCAAGTGGTTCAGCAATGCTCATAGAGTTGGCAAGGGTATTGAAAGAAAGATACGGCGAAGACTTCAGATTCGGCTTTGCATTCCTATGGATTCCCGAATACCATGGAACACAAGCATTCATTGAAAAGTTCGCTGAGCTTGAGAACTATTATGTGGTGATAAACCTCGACATGGTTGGTGGAAGTGAAGATCGCTCCGCTTCAACCATAATGATTGTAAGGACGCCACTATCAAGGTTCTCAATTGTAAGTGGGCTTTTGGAGTACTACCTCAATCTGGCGAACTCTCAAGGTGAAAGCTTTGGCGGTGAAGGAATGCCCAAGCTGAAAGTTAAAAGCTACTCTTATCAGATGGGAAGCGACCACGACATCTTCAACTTCTTTGGAGTTCCTGGAGTCATGCCAATAACTTGGCCTGACAAGTTTTATCACTCAAGTGAAGATAGCATAGAAAAGATAAGCAAAGATTCTCTCGAAGTAATTGGGAAGGCTGTTTTAGCTACAGCCTTAGCACTGGCGAAAGCTGAGAAAGAAAAACTGCAGAGATTTGCAAGAGGCTATGCTATGAAATATCTGGGAGAACTTGGCATGGATAGAGAAATTGAGGTTGCGGAAAAGCTTGTTATGAAAGGTCTTGCGAGGGATGGAAAGTTTTTGGGAATTGACATAGGTCATGATTTTGAGTTCAAGACTTGGATAAAGTGGGAAAAGAAGGGACTAGTCTCAGTTAGGACAATTAGGGAATTTGATGAAAAAGCAGCAAAAGAACTTGAAGAATTTATGGAAGACAAAAAGTTCTCAATTCATCTTCACGAGCTTCTAATGTTGGGAGAAACCCTTCCAGAGAAAGAAGCGTTTAAAGCTCTAGAAGAAGAATTCGGAAAAGTTGACAAAGAGAAGCTCAATAAAGCCCTCGAAATTTTGAAAAAGCTGGGATTTGTTAGCTATTAG
- a CDS encoding glycosyltransferase family 2 protein: MISIIVPTYNERDNIEELVSRISKALEGYEFEIIIVDDDSPDKTWEKAQELAQKYPVRVIRRINEKGLSSAVIRGFKEAEGDIFVVMDADLQHPPEVIPRLIEAIESGADIAIGSRYVKGGKVENWYWWRKLISKGAIMIGRVALPKIRNIKDPVSGFFALRRGVVENVELNPVGFKILLEILIKGKYGKVVEVPYTFGLRKSGESKLSQKQIFNYLRHLYRLMKWEGEIDRLVKFSIVGMSGIVVNQFFLWLFANILGGGIANLMLANILATELAILNNFTWNDLWTFRDLKSKPLYKRLFSFHLAALTGAVVQWVIFGVLVYLGMHYLIANLIGIGFSFIVRFLVNRHITWG, translated from the coding sequence ATGATTTCAATTATAGTGCCAACATACAACGAGCGTGACAACATTGAGGAGCTTGTGAGTAGAATAAGCAAAGCGTTAGAAGGTTATGAGTTTGAAATCATAATCGTTGATGATGATTCTCCAGATAAAACGTGGGAAAAAGCACAAGAATTAGCACAAAAATATCCAGTTAGAGTGATTAGAAGGATAAATGAGAAGGGTCTCTCTTCTGCGGTGATTAGGGGATTTAAAGAGGCTGAAGGCGACATTTTTGTAGTCATGGATGCTGATTTGCAGCATCCTCCAGAGGTAATTCCGAGGCTCATTGAGGCAATCGAGAGTGGAGCTGACATTGCAATTGGCTCCCGATATGTAAAGGGTGGAAAAGTTGAGAATTGGTACTGGTGGAGGAAGCTAATTTCAAAAGGTGCAATAATGATTGGTCGTGTTGCGTTGCCGAAAATTAGAAACATTAAAGACCCGGTAAGTGGATTCTTTGCCCTCAGAAGAGGAGTTGTTGAGAATGTTGAGCTGAACCCAGTGGGCTTTAAAATTCTCCTTGAGATTCTCATAAAGGGAAAATACGGCAAGGTCGTTGAGGTTCCGTACACATTTGGTTTAAGAAAGAGTGGGGAGAGTAAGTTGAGCCAAAAGCAGATTTTCAATTATTTGAGGCATCTCTATCGTTTAATGAAGTGGGAGGGTGAGATTGACCGTTTGGTTAAGTTTTCAATTGTGGGAATGAGTGGAATAGTTGTAAATCAGTTTTTCTTGTGGCTTTTTGCAAATATTCTCGGTGGGGGGATTGCTAATTTAATGCTTGCTAACATTCTTGCGACTGAGCTTGCAATCCTCAACAATTTTACTTGGAATGATTTGTGGACGTTTAGGGATTTGAAGAGCAAGCCCCTTTACAAGAGGCTCTTCAGCTTCCACTTGGCTGCTTTAACTGGAGCTGTTGTCCAGTGGGTAATATTTGGTGTGCTTGTTTACCTTGGCATGCATTATCTAATAGCGAACTTAATCGGAATTGGGTTTTCGTTCATCGTTAGGTTTCTGGTCAACAGACACATTACTTGGGGCTAA
- a CDS encoding thiamine ABC transporter substrate binding subunit, with amino-acid sequence MKRLALILALMIIAGGLGCISSNKEQTTTETPELVVYAYDSFVSWGLANATIPKFEKMYNVKVKIITVGDAGEVLNRLILEKDNPRADVVIGIDNNLIAKAIEAGVLEPYKPKNIDVVPKELIDALDPTYHVVPFDYGFIAVVYKKSEVPNPPQSFDDLTKPEWKKSLIVEDPRTSSTGAAFLLWTIAVYGDPGWLYFWEKLKPNIYQITKGWDAGWEMWDKGEAPLFVSYATDPAYSAYSSGKEPDIGAIIFKEGGYPQIEGIGLVKGAKHPDLAKKFIEFVLSEDFQKEIPLTNWMFPVNKNVQLPDVFKYAVKPDKLVTLDPKEIEQNYSRWLEEWTKLMIEGKTPEEIIKERQG; translated from the coding sequence ATGAAGAGGCTTGCTTTGATCTTGGCTTTGATGATCATAGCTGGTGGATTGGGATGTATCAGCAGTAATAAAGAGCAAACAACAACAGAAACCCCAGAGCTTGTTGTTTACGCTTATGACAGTTTTGTCAGCTGGGGATTGGCAAATGCAACGATACCAAAGTTCGAGAAAATGTACAACGTCAAAGTTAAGATAATCACAGTTGGAGACGCTGGAGAGGTTTTGAACAGGCTCATTCTCGAAAAAGACAATCCAAGGGCAGATGTCGTCATTGGAATTGACAACAACCTTATAGCAAAGGCAATTGAAGCTGGAGTTCTTGAACCATACAAGCCAAAGAACATTGATGTCGTTCCAAAGGAGCTAATAGATGCACTCGATCCAACTTATCATGTAGTTCCATTTGACTATGGATTCATTGCAGTTGTGTACAAGAAGAGCGAGGTTCCAAACCCACCACAGAGCTTTGATGATCTAACAAAGCCTGAATGGAAGAAGAGCTTGATTGTCGAGGATCCGAGAACAAGCTCAACTGGTGCCGCATTCTTGCTATGGACAATTGCTGTCTATGGAGATCCAGGATGGCTCTACTTCTGGGAGAAGCTTAAGCCGAACATTTATCAAATAACCAAGGGCTGGGACGCTGGATGGGAGATGTGGGACAAAGGCGAAGCTCCGCTGTTTGTCAGCTATGCAACAGACCCAGCTTATTCCGCTTATTCGTCAGGAAAAGAGCCCGACATTGGGGCAATAATCTTCAAGGAAGGAGGTTACCCACAGATTGAGGGAATTGGTCTTGTTAAAGGAGCAAAGCACCCAGATTTGGCTAAGAAGTTCATTGAGTTTGTTCTCAGTGAGGACTTCCAGAAGGAGATTCCACTCACAAACTGGATGTTCCCAGTGAACAAGAACGTTCAGCTTCCAGATGTTTTCAAGTATGCAGTTAAGCCAGATAAGCTTGTAACTCTTGATCCAAAAGAAATTGAGCAGAACTACTCAAGATGGCTCGAAGAGTGGACAAAGCTCATGATCGAGGGCAAGACTCCGGAGGAGATAATTAAAGAGAGGCAAGGGTGA
- a CDS encoding calcium/sodium antiporter, with amino-acid sequence MIQEFIMFIVGLVLLIKGSDEFVEAGSRVAKGFGISEFLIALVLASVATTLPEVTVSAIAAYEGNSGIALGNAVGSALANIALILGVSAMIMPLKVDEIAWRNSLFMLAVTFYAWFLMRDMTISRIEGATLILIYLCFLYYLYKKHITLEEVGRSNGKNVKRDIVILFLSGIVVVVGARMVVTSAVTIARALGISEVVIGLTLVSIGTSLPELANSLTATLKKIPNISVGNIVGANILDILMVIGIASIIRPITVDAGIFSFTMPLTLLVMGILTISLRLTNKVSRATSAILLVIYAYFLYSQF; translated from the coding sequence ATGATACAGGAGTTCATCATGTTCATAGTAGGCTTAGTTTTACTTATTAAGGGCAGCGACGAGTTCGTTGAAGCTGGGAGTAGAGTGGCTAAAGGCTTCGGTATTAGCGAGTTCTTGATAGCTCTTGTGCTGGCGAGCGTAGCTACAACTCTTCCAGAGGTTACGGTGTCTGCAATTGCGGCTTATGAAGGCAATAGCGGAATCGCCTTGGGAAACGCTGTTGGTAGTGCATTGGCGAATATAGCGTTGATTTTGGGAGTTTCTGCAATGATTATGCCTCTCAAAGTTGATGAAATCGCTTGGAGGAATTCTCTTTTCATGCTTGCTGTAACTTTCTATGCTTGGTTTTTGATGAGAGACATGACGATTTCGAGAATTGAAGGAGCTACGCTGATTTTGATTTATCTCTGCTTCCTCTACTATCTCTACAAGAAGCACATCACCCTTGAGGAAGTTGGGAGGAGCAATGGTAAAAACGTGAAGAGAGATATTGTAATCCTATTTTTAAGCGGTATTGTCGTTGTAGTTGGTGCGAGAATGGTTGTCACAAGTGCTGTAACAATAGCCAGAGCCTTAGGAATCTCTGAGGTTGTCATTGGCTTGACGCTGGTCTCTATTGGAACATCTCTTCCAGAGCTTGCAAACTCTTTGACAGCTACACTGAAGAAAATACCCAATATAAGCGTTGGAAACATTGTTGGGGCAAACATTCTGGACATACTGATGGTTATAGGAATTGCTTCAATAATAAGGCCAATAACAGTTGATGCAGGCATCTTCTCATTTACCATGCCTCTCACATTGTTGGTTATGGGAATTCTCACCATATCTCTTAGATTGACAAATAAAGTCAGCAGAGCGACGAGTGCTATTCTCTTGGTAATTTATGCCTATTTCCTTTATTCCCAATTTTAA
- a CDS encoding TIGR00288 family NYN domain-containing protein, with amino-acid sequence MKEKIFRILKREEREVKEKSEEPRKTIGLIIDGPNILRKEFGIRLEDIKETLERIGKIRVAKVVLNQYAPQGLIEAVVNQGFEPIIVAGDTDVRIAIEAMELIYNSDVDIIAIATRDADFLPIISEAKRKGKETIVIGVEPGFSVALQNAADYVIRMEGRGDGVGYEKDHREHKA; translated from the coding sequence GTGAAAGAAAAGATATTCAGAATTCTAAAAAGAGAGGAAAGAGAGGTTAAAGAAAAAAGTGAAGAGCCGAGAAAAACAATTGGGCTTATCATTGATGGGCCAAACATTCTTAGGAAGGAGTTTGGGATTAGGTTGGAAGATATAAAAGAAACTCTCGAGAGGATTGGAAAGATTAGAGTTGCTAAAGTTGTCCTCAATCAATACGCTCCTCAAGGTCTTATTGAGGCTGTTGTGAATCAAGGTTTTGAGCCGATTATTGTAGCTGGAGATACTGATGTTAGAATCGCTATAGAGGCAATGGAGCTAATATACAACTCTGATGTTGACATAATTGCCATAGCAACGAGAGATGCTGACTTTCTTCCAATAATCAGCGAAGCCAAGAGAAAGGGAAAAGAAACTATCGTGATTGGGGTTGAACCGGGCTTCAGCGTTGCTTTGCAGAATGCTGCTGACTATGTAATTAGGATGGAAGGCAGAGGAGATGGGGTTGGGTACGAGAAAGACCACAGGGAGCATAAAGCATAG
- a CDS encoding TIGR00288 family NYN domain-containing protein — MPSNWERIMAITKEGMRSIAMMKRKMRRGKRIALLIDGPNILRKEFGIHLEDIVEALEQLGNIRVAKVILNQYAPQGLIEAVANQGFEPIIVPGETGVKLAVEAMREIYNPNIDIIALATRNAEFLPIILKAKEKGKETVIIGVEPGFSAALKHGADYVIILTPRGGDSGERKDIQNSKKRGKRG; from the coding sequence ATGCCCAGTAATTGGGAGAGGATAATGGCGATTACAAAGGAGGGAATGCGAAGCATAGCAATGATGAAGCGCAAAATGCGGAGGGGCAAAAGGATTGCTCTTCTAATTGATGGTCCTAATATTTTAAGGAAAGAATTCGGAATCCACCTTGAGGATATTGTTGAGGCGCTTGAGCAACTTGGAAATATTAGAGTTGCCAAAGTTATTCTCAACCAATATGCTCCTCAAGGTTTAATTGAAGCTGTAGCTAACCAAGGTTTTGAACCGATAATTGTTCCCGGAGAAACGGGGGTTAAATTGGCAGTTGAAGCTATGCGTGAGATATATAATCCAAACATTGACATAATAGCTTTAGCAACGAGAAATGCTGAGTTTTTGCCCATAATTCTCAAAGCAAAAGAGAAGGGTAAAGAGACTGTGATAATTGGAGTTGAGCCAGGATTTAGCGCTGCTTTAAAGCATGGAGCTGATTATGTCATCATTTTGACTCCACGGGGTGGAGATAGTGGTGAAAGAAAAGATATTCAGAATTCTAAAAAGAGAGGAAAGAGAGGTTAA
- a CDS encoding tRNA(Met) cytidine acetyltransferase TmcA has protein sequence MTVKIRFDKEVREYAKGEKVKDSLLRLTETALTEALENFHRRMIVLQGESMNKAKLAGILAGASVRVLSSLIDELIARKLRDESEGKVEVLYATDALGEGTFGRARYEEFRKHFDILAGENAELTKVTFKYTSDILGRTFDLLILDLSYDFSPNDLGRIIETVRGGGLIFVLTNPFEKWKNMWTGFHKNLVTPPYTIDDVKRRFNRRLIRKFEKHEGIYIVNAENQKLLKKPEKNKSQAKLPEREKIDVPEETRFPRELYELCLTNGQVEVLRNLEELIENDGMVVLTADRGRGKSVSVGIGVVGLALSSKRRRFRAVITAPELENVQSLFRFAKKSLEILGYKVKVVTEKNLIKELYAKGIGLRYYPPTQGYKKNADVYVLDEAAGIHVPILHKYLEKPKVIYSSTIHGYEGAGRGFSVKFLKKAKEKREFREIHLSVPIRYSSGDPIEKWLFDVLLLDAEPVPLTEEDYELIRKKEVYFEEPDLDDWFENDREDLKHFVGIYVLAHYRNRPSDVALLADAPHHEARVLRLKNGKIVCAIQIAKEGGIPKGVIEKMAKGYKPRGNIIPDMMVKHHYAKEFAKLKGYRVVRIATHPDAMDMGLGSKALELLIKEAEEKGYDWVGSGFGASEELIRFWIRNGFAVVHLSPSRNPVSGEYTAIVIKPISEKTKQIVKQANAEFRIRLLDWLGDTHRDLEPEIARWLFESPFGEAVDYPVHLTKTQIRRLEMFVGKVLTYDTVVDAVKPIVKLYFLDGWMRPYLDERQILLLIYRVLQAHTWEETAKFIDRTPLFTMIEVRDIIRGLWYYYKHIIKSFSG, from the coding sequence ATGACGGTAAAAATTAGATTTGACAAAGAAGTGAGAGAGTATGCAAAGGGAGAGAAGGTTAAGGATTCACTGTTAAGGCTCACTGAAACAGCTCTGACCGAGGCACTGGAGAACTTTCACAGAAGGATGATTGTTCTTCAAGGAGAGAGTATGAATAAAGCAAAGCTAGCTGGAATTTTAGCTGGAGCCTCTGTCAGGGTTTTATCTTCCCTAATTGATGAATTAATTGCGAGAAAGCTGAGAGATGAGAGCGAGGGGAAGGTTGAGGTTTTATATGCTACTGATGCTCTCGGAGAAGGAACATTTGGAAGAGCTCGCTATGAAGAGTTTAGGAAGCATTTTGACATCTTGGCAGGTGAAAATGCCGAGCTTACAAAGGTCACGTTCAAATATACGAGCGATATTCTCGGCAGGACTTTTGATTTGCTAATCCTCGATTTGAGCTATGACTTCTCTCCCAACGATTTGGGCAGGATAATTGAGACGGTTAGGGGCGGTGGCTTAATCTTTGTCCTCACAAATCCATTTGAAAAGTGGAAAAATATGTGGACTGGCTTCCACAAGAACCTCGTAACCCCTCCATACACCATTGATGACGTCAAGAGGCGCTTTAATAGGAGATTAATTAGAAAATTTGAGAAGCATGAGGGGATATACATAGTGAATGCCGAAAATCAAAAGCTTCTGAAGAAGCCAGAGAAAAACAAGAGTCAGGCAAAGCTTCCAGAGAGAGAAAAAATCGATGTCCCCGAGGAAACTAGATTTCCAAGAGAGCTTTATGAACTGTGCCTCACAAATGGCCAAGTTGAGGTTCTCAGGAATCTTGAGGAGCTAATAGAAAATGATGGCATGGTCGTCCTCACAGCTGATAGGGGAAGAGGAAAAAGTGTGAGCGTTGGTATTGGTGTTGTCGGCTTAGCCTTGTCTTCAAAGAGGAGAAGATTCAGAGCAGTAATAACAGCTCCAGAATTGGAGAATGTGCAGAGCTTATTCAGATTTGCAAAGAAGAGCTTGGAGATTCTTGGCTATAAAGTCAAAGTCGTTACGGAGAAGAACCTCATAAAGGAGCTTTATGCCAAAGGCATTGGGTTGAGATACTATCCACCAACTCAAGGATACAAGAAAAATGCTGATGTTTACGTTCTTGACGAAGCTGCTGGTATTCACGTTCCAATTCTTCACAAATATCTTGAAAAGCCAAAAGTTATTTATTCCTCAACCATTCATGGCTACGAGGGTGCGGGAAGAGGCTTCTCTGTTAAATTCCTAAAGAAAGCGAAGGAAAAGCGAGAATTTAGAGAAATCCATCTCTCAGTCCCAATTAGATACTCCAGCGGAGACCCAATTGAAAAGTGGCTCTTTGATGTACTTTTGCTGGATGCGGAGCCAGTGCCGCTAACGGAAGAGGATTATGAGCTGATTAGGAAAAAGGAAGTTTACTTTGAAGAGCCAGACCTAGATGATTGGTTTGAGAATGACAGGGAGGACTTGAAGCACTTCGTCGGAATTTATGTTCTAGCTCACTACCGCAACAGACCAAGCGATGTAGCTTTGCTTGCAGATGCTCCACATCACGAAGCCCGTGTATTGAGATTGAAAAACGGCAAGATAGTGTGTGCTATTCAAATTGCAAAAGAGGGAGGAATTCCGAAGGGTGTAATTGAAAAGATGGCAAAGGGCTACAAGCCGAGAGGAAACATAATCCCAGATATGATGGTCAAGCACCACTATGCCAAAGAATTCGCAAAGCTCAAAGGATACAGAGTCGTGAGGATTGCTACGCATCCAGACGCTATGGACATGGGGCTTGGAAGCAAAGCCCTTGAACTGCTCATAAAAGAAGCTGAAGAGAAAGGCTACGACTGGGTTGGCTCAGGCTTTGGGGCTAGTGAAGAGCTGATTAGGTTCTGGATTAGAAACGGCTTTGCCGTCGTTCACCTAAGTCCTTCAAGAAACCCAGTTAGCGGTGAATATACGGCAATAGTAATTAAGCCCATAAGTGAAAAGACCAAGCAGATAGTGAAGCAGGCAAATGCAGAGTTCAGGATTAGACTGTTAGACTGGCTTGGAGACACTCACAGAGATTTGGAGCCAGAGATTGCAAGATGGCTCTTTGAGAGTCCCTTTGGTGAGGCGGTTGATTATCCAGTACATCTGACAAAGACTCAGATAAGAAGATTGGAAATGTTTGTTGGTAAAGTCCTTACCTATGATACTGTAGTTGATGCAGTGAAGCCAATAGTGAAGCTCTACTTCCTTGATGGCTGGATGAGACCATATCTGGATGAACGTCAAATTTTACTCTTGATTTACCGCGTCCTTCAAGCTCACACTTGGGAAGAAACGGCCAAGTTCATTGACAGAACACCCCTCTTCACAATGATAGAAGTGAGGGACATAATCAGAGGGCTTTGGTATTACTATAAGCACATAATCAAGAGCTTTTCCGGCTAA
- a CDS encoding S9 family peptidase, giving the protein MKKLDIKDLGKFKLVGGLDVHKNKTAFTVTEISLEKDDYFSKIYLYDGRKVMQFTAGPKDSNPKFSPDGKFIAFASKRDKESKESELYLIPTTGGEAKLLTRFKYGINDFEFSPDGKALAVISPVEIERKKEKDDVHIIKEIPFWFNGIGWIYGKRAQIFLVNTESGRKRKLTKGKLNILTLKWSDDGSKIYFVAQEDRERKPMISDLYVLDVKSKKIEKLTDSKWRIGDFVIIDEKNFVLRMSTLEKGIPTNTHIYLFNVETKEIKKLTEKLDRSAYNSLNCDVRGKSRNPLIYKDGWVYYIATDGPRANLFRVDLEGNIERVIGGDRSIETFGIGNYIAFIAQDAVTPTELYILRDGKEKKVTNFNEWIKEYKLSRPEHFKVKASDGVEIDAWIMRPVDFKEGKKYPAILEIHGGPKTAYGYSFMHEFHVLTSRGFVVIFSNPRGSDGYGEEFADIREHYGERDYQDLMEVVDEALRRFDFIDAERIGVTGGSYGGFMTNWIVGHTNRFKAAVTQRSISNWVSFFGTTDIGYYFAPDQIGEDPWSNFEGYWKKSPLKYAPNVETPLLIIHSMEDYRCWLPEALQLFTALKYFGKIVELAVFPGENHDLSRSGKPKHRVKRLELIVGWFEKWLK; this is encoded by the coding sequence ATGAAAAAGCTTGACATCAAGGACTTGGGAAAATTCAAACTCGTTGGCGGACTAGATGTCCACAAGAACAAGACGGCATTCACAGTTACGGAGATAAGCCTTGAAAAAGATGACTACTTCAGCAAAATCTACCTTTATGATGGTAGAAAGGTTATGCAGTTCACAGCTGGTCCTAAAGATTCAAATCCAAAGTTCTCGCCAGACGGAAAGTTCATAGCCTTTGCGTCGAAGAGAGATAAAGAAAGCAAGGAGAGTGAACTTTATTTAATTCCAACGACAGGTGGAGAAGCTAAGCTTTTAACGAGGTTTAAATACGGGATCAACGACTTTGAATTCTCTCCCGATGGAAAAGCTCTCGCTGTTATTTCACCAGTAGAAATTGAACGCAAAAAGGAAAAGGATGATGTCCACATAATCAAAGAGATACCTTTCTGGTTCAATGGGATAGGCTGGATTTACGGAAAGAGAGCCCAAATTTTCTTAGTTAACACAGAGAGCGGGAGAAAGAGAAAGCTAACTAAAGGAAAACTAAACATCCTAACTCTCAAGTGGAGCGACGATGGAAGTAAAATTTACTTCGTTGCTCAAGAAGACAGAGAAAGGAAGCCAATGATAAGCGACCTTTACGTTTTAGATGTTAAGAGCAAGAAGATTGAAAAGCTCACCGATTCTAAGTGGCGTATTGGAGACTTTGTGATAATTGATGAGAAGAACTTTGTTTTAAGGATGAGCACCCTTGAGAAGGGAATACCAACAAACACTCACATTTATCTCTTCAATGTCGAGACAAAGGAGATTAAAAAGCTCACTGAAAAGCTCGATCGCTCAGCATACAACTCACTTAACTGCGATGTGAGAGGAAAGTCGAGAAATCCGCTGATTTACAAGGATGGCTGGGTTTACTACATAGCAACAGATGGACCGAGGGCGAACCTCTTTAGAGTAGATTTGGAAGGAAACATTGAGAGAGTAATAGGCGGCGATAGGAGTATTGAAACTTTTGGAATTGGAAACTACATAGCGTTTATTGCTCAAGATGCAGTAACTCCAACAGAACTGTACATTCTAAGAGACGGCAAAGAGAAGAAGGTCACAAACTTCAACGAGTGGATCAAGGAGTATAAGCTCTCAAGACCTGAGCACTTCAAAGTTAAGGCAAGCGATGGCGTAGAAATCGATGCATGGATAATGAGACCAGTGGACTTTAAAGAAGGCAAAAAGTATCCTGCCATTCTCGAAATCCATGGAGGTCCAAAGACAGCCTATGGCTACTCCTTCATGCATGAGTTCCATGTTTTAACATCTAGAGGATTTGTAGTGATATTCAGCAATCCAAGAGGAAGCGACGGCTATGGGGAGGAGTTTGCAGACATTCGGGAGCACTACGGCGAAAGGGACTATCAAGATTTAATGGAAGTCGTGGATGAAGCTTTGAGAAGATTTGACTTCATTGATGCTGAAAGAATCGGAGTTACTGGCGGTTCCTATGGTGGCTTCATGACGAACTGGATAGTTGGACACACGAATAGATTTAAGGCAGCAGTCACTCAAAGGTCAATTTCCAACTGGGTGAGCTTCTTTGGAACGACTGACATAGGCTACTACTTCGCCCCAGATCAAATCGGAGAAGACCCATGGAGCAATTTTGAAGGGTACTGGAAGAAATCACCTCTGAAATATGCCCCCAATGTTGAAACACCGCTTTTGATAATCCACAGCATGGAAGATTATCGCTGCTGGCTTCCAGAGGCATTGCAGCTTTTCACAGCACTAAAGTATTTTGGAAAAATCGTTGAGCTGGCAGTGTTTCCGGGAGAAAATCATGACTTATCAAGGAGTGGAAAGCCGAAACATAGAGTTAAGAGGCTTGAGCTGATTGTTGGGTGGTTTGAGAAATGGCTTAAGTGA
- a CDS encoding DUF1931 family protein — MAEMIIPYPQLKKILERTCELAVIKPRAEEMMEIVEKKLSDLFEVAYENAKAENTGIIKLRHLPLTKGFKNSMNLFRAVIEDEKVEIEPIRKFVLKKIPSDLPLDEEVVNELPTITGTLFVLVGRVIKALHPEVKNVYPEHIEEAGKVLDYTL, encoded by the coding sequence ATGGCTGAGATGATAATACCATATCCTCAACTCAAGAAGATTCTTGAGAGAACATGTGAGTTAGCAGTAATAAAGCCAAGAGCAGAGGAGATGATGGAGATAGTTGAGAAGAAGCTCAGTGATCTCTTTGAAGTGGCCTATGAGAATGCAAAAGCTGAAAATACCGGAATAATAAAGCTCAGACATCTTCCGCTAACAAAAGGATTCAAGAATTCAATGAATCTCTTCAGAGCTGTCATTGAGGATGAGAAAGTTGAAATTGAGCCGATAAGGAAGTTCGTTCTTAAGAAGATACCCTCTGATCTGCCGCTTGATGAGGAGGTTGTTAATGAGTTGCCCACTATAACAGGAACGCTCTTCGTGCTCGTTGGAAGAGTTATCAAGGCTTTGCATCCAGAAGTCAAAAATGTTTACCCAGAGCACATTGAAGAGGCTGGAAAGGTTCTGGATTATACGCTTTGA